ttcccccttcatCCTCCCAAACAAATTCTACAGACATTAATTTGCTCTATATTCATGCCTTTTTGGGTAACTCGTTACCAGCAGACTATTACTATCCTTGACTATGTATAATATGatgaaataaattgatttttcgaACTAAGAAAAAGACATGGGGTGGGGGACAGTGAAATTTCTTGAGTGATAGAGTAACAATGAGACCTGGATTTTAGGAATATCAGCCTGATATCAGCTGGATTGAAGAGGAGAGACAAAATAAGAAAGACCAATTAAAATAATCTAGGTTAAGAGGTGAGAGGAGCCTGATCTAGGGTGGAGATTATGTGAATGGATTCTGGGGAGGATCACAGATTGGACATGagggtggggaagagggagaaggaagggacctTCCCATTCGTGCTTTTTTGTGGGATTCAGAGCCACTCTGGCACCCTGGCTAGGATAATCCCCCCCTTCCCAGCCCCTCGTCCTTCTCCACTTGACCTCCAGTGCTGGATCAGTCTCTATTGCCTACCACCCATGTCTGCCGGGCCTTCCTTGGTGAATGTGCTTGGGCACCTTCTGcagaagctccctgagggcacTAGCACACCCTGCTACCACGCAGGCCCTCCTCACTGCTGGCCCAGCCGAATTCTGCAAAAGCACTAGAAGGCCGGAGTCCAACCTCTACCTTTGCCGATGATGAATCGGGACTGAAGCATGAGGGCCGTGCCGCGTGCCAGGCTGCAGAAAGTGGCAGAGCCATGACAACCATTTGTCAAAAGTATGGAAATGCCACTTTATTCTCCTCCTTTTGAGAAGACCCTTCGGCTTAATGTTCCCGGGTGTTTGGAAGGAAACCCTGGGAGGTGAATGATTGTTTCTTAAGTCCGGACCTGCCCCCACATCCCCCCCTCCTCTTGTCAATGTGCCAGCTGGCCAACTCCTTGTTTCACTTTAACTTGGGAAAGATCCTGATGAAAAGGATCATACTGATGAAGATGAAGCAGACAAAGATGAGCACAATCCACAGGAGCCAGTTTACAGACTTCTTGGCATGCTGCTCCAGCCTCTCTGACTCGGTCTTCAGCTTTTCAAAGTTCTGGTCTGCCATCTTGAGGGAGTGGGAGAGAGTCTGTGGAAAGGACGGGCAGAATAGGGTGAGGCCTGCTCCAGCACCTGGGGGAGCTCAGAGGCACTAccatccccatccccacctcTTAGGTTTTAGTCCAAGTAAACCATCTTCCCTCAGAGAGCCTTGTTTTCCTACCTGTCAAATAAGGGGATTGATGATCtccaagggccctcccagctcagacatcctgggttctaagggccctcccagctcagacatcctgggttctaagggccctcccagctctgacctcctgggttctaaggaccctcccagccctgacctcctgggttctaagggccctcccagctctgacaccctgggttctaagggccctcccagctctgacatcctgggttctaagggccctcccagccctgacctcctgggttctaagggccctcccagccctgacctcctgggttctaagggccctcccagctctgacctcctgggttctaagggccctcccagctctgacctcctgggttctaagggccctcccagctctgacaccctgggttctaagggccctcccagctctgacatcctgggttctaagggccctccttgCTGTCATGTTCCAAGTGCTCCCATCCCCCTCCACACTGCTGCTCTGTGGCTCTCCCAGCTGGAGACGCCAGCTGGGCATCTCGGGTTTCTTGTTGCTCTACCTGATTATCTTGTTTAATAACATTCTGTGCCGCCAGAGTGTTGTTCTTCAGACTTCGGGCCAAACTCAACATTTCCTCGGCCAGCTTCTCCTGGACATTGTGGTGATGCTGTAGCACAGCATCGAGCTCAGCAGCTGACTGCTTCTCATCTGCCCCAAGGCCCCTGTGTGTACAGAGGGCATAGGGTAGAGGGGAAAGGTCTGTTTGGAACATGGGGAGCTCTAAACCACCGGAAAGGAAAAACTGCCTGTCTCCTCTGCTCCTGGAACATGCCATTTATTCTAGGCTATGCGTGTCTGAGCTCCAGGGTGAATACTCCAGTCTGGACTCCCATGCATGAGCAGAAAAAGGTTCCTGCATAATCGCCacaggccttttaaaaaaaaattttttttttaatttttataaatggcAACAACAGGATTTCAAATACCTGTCCAGGACAGGGGATGTGCAGCAGttattttctctagttctctGCCATCCAGATATCAGTTAATGGGGACACTGAACCTCAGGCAGACCAAGCTTAAGGGGCCGAGTGAAAAGTGTCCTCAAATATCGGAAGGGCTGTCTATGGCAAGAGGGACTAAACTGGTTCTGCTCGGCCTTTAAGGGCAGCCCCACAGGTAGAGACTACAGAGAAGGCAGATTTTAGTTGGGTAGGAGGAAAAATGTCTGGGGTATGGGGATGGGATAATCTGTTTCCTATCACTGAATGTCGCAAAGCAGGGTTCCTCTGTTGGATCTGTTGTAGGGATGGGGTTCATGTTTCAGGTAGGAGTTAGGCAGGATAGATTTTTACATTTGGATGTGAACCCTAGGGGCCCCTACAACATGAGATGAGGAGATAGTACCAAAGATGAGTCACTTACGTCCGCTTCCTTAGGTCTCCAGAACCTGGAACCAAAATAGAGACATTTATCAGTCAGAAAATAAAGTCATCTATCAGTTGTAGGCTTTTATCATTCTCTTATACTGATGGGGTTCTCCCTTGTGAAGGTTTCAGATAAAGTCCATTCCAAGGGCCCTCAATATTCCCAGAATTTCTAATCCTGGCCCAGTggataattttaacttttaagtaCAACTTAAGTATACGTCAGCCATATTTGTGCCCTCCCTGCCCCCATTACTTGACATACTCTTTTCTCACTTATTGCTTTTGCTCACACCTTTTGTGCAATGCTGAGTGCTAGGGAGACATTACTTGAGATCCTGATGGGACTTTCCCCTTCCTGACCCTCTCTGTCTGGCCCCTTGACATGAAGCCCACTCGGCTCCCAGGGATCTCTCTTCAAATTCATGATATTTGTCTGCCTCCCTCATGGCCCTTGGCATTTCCTGCCTCAGTGCAATGGAAAGGACCCTGAGCTGAGGACCCCGGGCTCAGGTTTTGTCCTGGTTCTGCCCCTCACTAGCAGATTTGGTAATCTGATCCCTTCCTGGGTCAATTTTCTCAGCTGCAAAATGGGGGTAGGGGGCAGGGGAGAAGGGAATGGACTAGATAATATCTAAGGTTACCTTCTGGTGATGACATTTTGGGTCCTAAAGGCCTTCCTGGCTGGACATTCTGAGTTCTATG
This sequence is a window from Sminthopsis crassicaudata isolate SCR6 chromosome 1, ASM4859323v1, whole genome shotgun sequence. Protein-coding genes within it:
- the USE1 gene encoding vesicle transport protein USE1 isoform X5, which codes for MAPPRNRETRKGRGRYVAALEEMLQALKEQSSKPAPEMLNEYSRKVDFLKGMLEAEKLSSSSEKALANQFLAPGRTPTTTKERVPATKTVHLQTRARYTGEMRSELLGTVHLSPLPYALCTHRGLGADEKQSAAELDAVLQHHHNVQEKLAEEMLSLARSLKNNTLAAQNVIKQDNQTLSHSLKMADQNFEKLKTESERLEQHAKKSVNWLLWIVLIFVCFIFISMILFIRIFPKLK
- the USE1 gene encoding vesicle transport protein USE1 isoform X4, with the translated sequence MAPPRNRETRKGRGRYVAALEEMLQALKEQSSKPAPEMLNEYSRKVDFLKGMLEAEKLSSSSEKALANQFLAPGRTPTTTKERVPATKTVHLQTRARYTGEMRSELLGTESSPTSGSGDLRKRTGLGADEKQSAAELDAVLQHHHNVQEKLAEEMLSLARSLKNNTLAAQNVIKQDNQTLSHSLKMADQNFEKLKTESERLEQHAKKSVNWLLWIVLIFVCFIFISMILFIRIFPKLK
- the USE1 gene encoding vesicle transport protein USE1 isoform X6, producing the protein MAPPRNRETRKGRGRYVAALEEMLQALKEQSSKPAPEMLNEYSRKVDFLKGMLEAEKLSSSSEKALANQFLAPGRTPTTTKERVPATKTVHLQTRARYTGEMRSELLGTVRSGDLRKRTGLGADEKQSAAELDAVLQHHHNVQEKLAEEMLSLARSLKNNTLAAQNVIKQDNQTLSHSLKMADQNFEKLKTESERLEQHAKKSVNWLLWIVLIFVCFIFISMILFIRIFPKLK